A section of the Gloeocapsa sp. DLM2.Bin57 genome encodes:
- the queG gene encoding tRNA epoxyqueuosine(34) reductase QueG, translated as MTYPNAEQIKAKILSVGFHQVGIATVDDLNTEAIFHLETWLNLGYHGDLTWMSNPKRQDIRACFPEVQSVICVVLNYYTPFEHPEGAEYAKISRYAWGRDYHKVLSKKLKQISSWLSSQGEDIKTRYYVDTGPILEKVWSQQAGLGWIAKNGNLITRNYGSWVFLGEILVNIPLEADQPHTQHCGSCTRCLEACPTQAITQPFVVDANLCLAYHTIENRAPELPTTIAENLQGWVAGCDICQDVCPWNQRFAKVTDCEDFFPYPENIAPKLTELAEITETEWDDRFRSSSLRRIKPDMLRRNAKANLKQ; from the coding sequence ATGACTTACCCCAATGCTGAACAAATAAAGGCTAAAATTCTCTCAGTAGGGTTTCACCAAGTGGGGATAGCGACAGTAGATGATCTTAATACTGAAGCTATCTTTCACCTGGAGACTTGGTTAAATTTAGGGTATCATGGCGATCTAACTTGGATGAGTAATCCCAAACGTCAAGATATTCGCGCCTGTTTCCCTGAAGTACAATCAGTTATCTGTGTTGTCTTAAATTATTATACCCCCTTTGAACATCCCGAAGGAGCAGAATACGCTAAAATCTCTCGTTATGCTTGGGGGAGAGACTATCATAAAGTTCTTAGTAAGAAATTAAAACAAATATCTTCTTGGTTATCAAGTCAAGGAGAAGATATTAAAACTCGCTATTATGTAGATACAGGACCAATATTAGAGAAAGTCTGGTCACAACAAGCCGGTTTAGGATGGATAGCTAAAAATGGCAATTTAATTACTAGAAATTATGGCAGTTGGGTATTTTTAGGAGAAATTTTAGTTAATATTCCCTTAGAAGCAGATCAACCCCATACTCAACATTGTGGAAGTTGTACCCGTTGTCTAGAAGCTTGTCCTACTCAAGCGATTACTCAACCTTTTGTGGTGGATGCTAATCTCTGTTTAGCTTATCATACCATCGAAAATCGTGCACCAGAATTACCTACAACCATCGCCGAAAATTTACAAGGTTGGGTAGCGGGTTGTGATATTTGTCAAGATGTTTGTCCTTGGAATCAAAGATTTGCTAAAGTAACGGATTGTGAAGATTTTTTTCCCTATCCTGAAAATATAGCGCCAAAACTAACCGAATTAGCCGAGATTACTGAGACAGAATGGGACGATCGCTTTAGAAGTTCTTCGTTACGCAGAATTAAACCAGATATGCTTAGACGTAACGCTAAAGCTAATCTCAAACAATAA
- a CDS encoding cation-transporting P-type ATPase: MNQIKDNSYHEITDREICQLFKTNLDTGLSPEEVAKRYEQYGRNELEVKPGKPAWLRFLLQFNQPLLYILLIAGTIKAFLGSWTNAGVIWGVTVINAVIGFVQESKAESAIASLAKAVTTEAITIRDGQKIRIPSGDLVPGDIVILTSGDKIPADVRLTNIRNLQVDESALTGESLPVNKTTELLDGDIPLAERTNMGYGGTFVTFGQAKGIVVATASNTEVGKISQSMSKRVNLTTPLTRKFAKFSKTLLYIILALATLTLSIGIGRGQDYVEMFEAAVALAVSAIPEGLPAVVTITLAIGVNRMATRNAIVRKLPAVETLGSATVICSDKTGTLTENQMTVQAIYTGGQRYNVTGSGYSPEGEIISPESDQIVSDLNFSLKECLIAGLLCNDSHLEKKSNYWQVVGDPTEGALITVADKAGLTQSFVNNSLPRLDSIPFESEFQYMATLHDASQPHEDTPRLIYVKGSVERILARCQQTFDSEGQIMPINPQSINQEVEAMASQGLRVLALARKVANSHQHSLDHDDLEDNLIFLGLQGMIDPPRPEAIAAVRACQQAGIQVKMITGDHVTTAKAIAERLGIQKNGELLAFEGVQIAKMDHQQQNEAVVDGVVFARVAPEQKLQLVEILQLKGEVVAMTGDGVNDAPALKQADIGIAMGKAGTDVARESADMLLTDDNFASIKAAVEEGRTVYQNLQKAISFLLPVNGGESMTILISALLARDLPILSLQVLWLNMINSVTMTVPLAFEPSSLGLMKHPPRNPNEPLLSGNLVKRVLAISVFNWILIFGIFEWIRISTGNLDLARTMAIQALVAARIVYLLSISQLGVDLVHKLRGIATPKGNASAMILGIVGAIALQILFSQVPLLNTLFKTVPLNLNQWLICLIPMLPMIPLAIVVNKFFPAYTN; the protein is encoded by the coding sequence ATGAATCAAATAAAGGACAACAGCTATCACGAAATTACGGATAGAGAAATATGTCAATTATTTAAGACTAATCTAGATACGGGTTTAAGTCCAGAAGAAGTAGCCAAACGCTATGAACAATACGGAAGGAATGAATTAGAAGTCAAACCAGGAAAACCTGCTTGGTTAAGATTCTTATTACAATTCAATCAACCATTATTATATATTCTGCTGATTGCAGGAACGATTAAAGCCTTTTTAGGATCATGGACTAATGCTGGGGTAATTTGGGGTGTAACGGTTATCAACGCGGTAATTGGATTTGTGCAAGAATCAAAAGCAGAAAGTGCGATCGCCTCTTTAGCTAAAGCAGTTACCACCGAAGCGATTACCATACGAGATGGTCAAAAAATCCGCATTCCTTCAGGAGATTTAGTACCAGGGGATATAGTCATCTTAACCTCGGGAGATAAAATACCCGCAGACGTGAGATTAACCAATATTCGCAATCTACAGGTTGACGAATCTGCTTTAACGGGAGAATCATTACCAGTCAATAAAACCACAGAATTACTCGATGGAGATATACCCTTAGCAGAACGTACTAATATGGGTTATGGAGGGACTTTTGTCACTTTTGGACAAGCTAAAGGTATCGTAGTTGCTACCGCAAGTAATACAGAAGTAGGTAAAATTTCTCAGTCAATGTCAAAACGAGTTAATTTAACTACTCCCCTAACTCGTAAATTTGCTAAATTCAGCAAAACTCTACTCTATATAATTTTAGCCTTAGCTACTTTAACCTTATCTATAGGGATAGGACGTGGTCAAGACTATGTAGAGATGTTTGAAGCTGCTGTAGCTTTAGCAGTGAGTGCGATTCCCGAAGGATTACCCGCGGTAGTTACTATTACTTTGGCGATTGGGGTTAATCGTATGGCTACTCGTAACGCTATTGTACGAAAATTACCTGCAGTAGAAACCCTTGGCAGTGCAACGGTTATCTGTTCGGATAAAACAGGTACTCTCACCGAAAATCAAATGACTGTACAAGCTATTTATACAGGAGGTCAAAGATACAATGTGACAGGAAGTGGTTACAGTCCCGAGGGTGAGATTATCTCTCCAGAATCTGATCAGATTGTATCTGATTTAAATTTTAGCTTGAAAGAATGTTTAATCGCAGGTTTATTATGCAATGACTCTCACTTAGAGAAAAAAAGTAACTATTGGCAGGTAGTAGGAGACCCTACAGAAGGTGCTTTAATTACCGTAGCTGATAAAGCGGGTTTAACTCAGTCTTTTGTTAATAATTCTTTACCTCGTTTAGACTCTATTCCCTTTGAATCTGAGTTTCAATATATGGCTACTTTACACGATGCTAGTCAACCTCATGAGGATACCCCCCGTTTAATCTACGTCAAAGGCTCAGTAGAAAGGATTCTAGCACGTTGTCAGCAGACTTTTGACTCAGAAGGTCAAATTATGCCTATCAATCCTCAATCGATTAATCAAGAGGTAGAAGCAATGGCTTCTCAGGGTTTACGTGTCTTAGCTTTAGCCAGAAAAGTAGCTAATTCTCATCAACATTCCTTAGATCATGATGATTTAGAGGATAATTTGATTTTTCTAGGGTTACAGGGAATGATTGATCCACCACGCCCAGAAGCGATCGCCGCGGTTAGGGCTTGTCAACAAGCGGGTATTCAAGTAAAAATGATTACAGGTGACCATGTGACTACGGCTAAAGCGATCGCTGAACGTTTGGGAATACAGAAAAATGGCGAGTTATTAGCTTTTGAAGGAGTACAAATCGCTAAAATGGATCATCAGCAACAAAATGAGGCGGTAGTTGATGGTGTAGTTTTTGCTAGAGTCGCCCCCGAACAGAAATTACAATTAGTAGAAATCCTCCAATTAAAAGGGGAAGTCGTGGCGATGACGGGAGATGGGGTCAACGATGCACCGGCTTTAAAACAAGCTGATATCGGTATTGCTATGGGAAAAGCGGGTACAGACGTAGCTAGAGAATCGGCTGATATGTTGTTGACTGATGATAATTTTGCTTCTATTAAAGCTGCTGTAGAAGAAGGACGAACGGTTTATCAAAACCTGCAAAAAGCTATTTCTTTTCTCTTACCTGTTAACGGTGGAGAATCCATGACTATTTTGATTAGTGCTTTATTAGCTAGAGATTTACCCATTTTATCTTTACAGGTATTGTGGTTAAATATGATTAATTCGGTGACTATGACCGTTCCTTTGGCTTTTGAACCCTCTTCACTAGGTTTAATGAAGCACCCCCCCCGCAATCCTAATGAACCTTTATTATCGGGTAATCTGGTTAAAAGGGTTTTAGCGATTTCTGTGTTTAATTGGATCTTGATTTTTGGGATTTTTGAATGGATTAGAATTAGTACTGGTAATTTGGATTTAGCTAGAACTATGGCTATTCAAGCTTTAGTAGCAGCGAGAATCGTCTATCTACTCAGTATTAGTCAACTTGGTGTGGATTTAGTTCATAAGTTGCGCGGTATAGCTACTCCTAAAGGTAATGCTTCCGCGATGATTTTGGGTATTGTCGGGGCGATCGCCTTACAGATTTTGTTTAGTCAAGTTCCCTTACTCAATACCTTGTTTAAAACCGTTCCCTTGAATTTAAACCAATGGTTGATTTGCTTGATTCCGATGTTACCGATGATACCTTTGGCGATCGTGGTTAATAAGTTCTTCCCCGCTTACACAAATTAA
- a CDS encoding ATP-dependent Clp protease proteolytic subunit — protein sequence MPIGVPKVPYRLPGQPYSDWIDLYNRLYRERIIFLGRGVNDGLANQIISVMLYLDSEDPGKPIYLYINSPGGSVTAGLAIYDTMQYIKSEVVTICVGLAASMGAFLLAAGAPGKRLALPHSRIMIHQPLGGIQGRRQATDIEIEANEILRIRDELNQMMSHHTGQPLEKIERDTDRDFFMSAEEAKAYGLIDKVIEESPN from the coding sequence ATGCCTATTGGTGTTCCCAAAGTTCCCTATCGTTTACCCGGTCAACCCTATAGTGACTGGATTGATTTATATAACCGTTTATATCGAGAAAGAATTATCTTTCTAGGTAGAGGTGTTAATGACGGTTTAGCTAACCAGATTATCTCGGTGATGTTGTATCTAGATTCTGAAGATCCCGGTAAACCAATTTATCTTTATATCAACTCTCCTGGAGGTTCGGTAACCGCAGGTCTAGCTATCTATGATACGATGCAGTACATCAAGTCAGAAGTAGTGACTATTTGTGTAGGTTTAGCTGCTTCTATGGGGGCTTTCTTATTAGCTGCAGGTGCACCAGGAAAACGTTTAGCTTTACCCCATTCTCGGATTATGATTCACCAACCCCTAGGTGGAATACAAGGAAGAAGACAAGCAACAGATATTGAAATCGAAGCTAATGAGATTTTACGTATTCGTGATGAACTTAATCAAATGATGAGTCATCATACTGGTCAACCCTTAGAAAAAATCGAAAGGGATACAGATCGTGATTTCTTCATGTCAGCCGAAGAGGCTAAAGCTTATGGTCTCATCGACAAGGTGATTGAGGAAAGCCCTAATTAG
- a CDS encoding ATP-dependent Clp protease proteolytic subunit, with protein MDSPIQAVQAPYTGDASYRTPPPDLPSLLLKERIVYLGLPLISPDEYKDQIGIDVTELIIAQLLYLQFEDPDKPIYMYINSTGTSWYGGEAIGFETEAFAIYDTLKYIKPPVHTICIGQAMGTAAMILASGSKGCRASLPHATIILHQARQGAQGQATDIQIRAKEVLANRQMMLEMFAQNTGQPLEKIERDTDRMLYMNPEQAKEYGLIDKILTSRKDLPTPVPSLT; from the coding sequence ATGGATTCACCGATTCAAGCTGTACAAGCTCCCTATACAGGGGATGCTTCTTATCGAACCCCTCCACCAGATTTACCTTCTTTACTATTAAAGGAAAGGATCGTTTATCTGGGGTTACCTCTGATTTCTCCTGATGAGTATAAGGATCAGATTGGGATAGATGTTACTGAGTTGATTATCGCTCAATTACTTTATCTTCAGTTTGAAGATCCCGACAAACCAATCTATATGTATATCAATTCCACTGGTACTTCTTGGTATGGAGGAGAAGCTATTGGTTTTGAAACAGAGGCTTTTGCTATTTATGACACCCTTAAATACATTAAGCCCCCTGTACATACTATCTGTATTGGACAAGCTATGGGTACTGCGGCAATGATTTTAGCTTCTGGTTCAAAAGGTTGTCGAGCCAGCTTACCCCATGCGACTATAATCTTACATCAAGCCCGTCAAGGTGCTCAAGGACAAGCAACAGATATTCAAATCCGTGCTAAAGAAGTTCTCGCTAATCGTCAGATGATGCTAGAAATGTTTGCTCAAAATACTGGTCAACCCTTAGAAAAAATTGAGCGAGATACTGACAGAATGTTATACATGAATCCTGAACAAGCTAAAGAATATGGCTTGATTGATAAGATTTTGACTAGTCGTAAAGACTTACCTACCCCTGTACCTTCACTTACTTAA
- a CDS encoding phospholipase, protein MWLKYLIILLSIVYLIYILLCLALFRWQNRLIFLPTAMIEATPAELGLPYEDIWLSATNQQGETEKIHAWWLPNESSKDVLLYLHGNGSNISGNLDLAVKFYNLGFSILLLDYRRYGLSQGNFPREATVYQDAQIAWDYLVKDRGLQPGQIFVYGHSLGGAIAIDLGVRQPQMAGLISESSFTSILEVANYHGGLYSFFPTRILINQRFDSLSKVPLLKMPLLFIHGSNDNLIPVEMSKKLYAIANPPKQLLIVPGAGHNDVSRVGDTKYWQAIKDFKQLARKSALTS, encoded by the coding sequence ATGTGGCTAAAATATCTAATCATTCTGCTTAGTATAGTTTATCTTATCTATATTTTGTTGTGTCTAGCTCTGTTTCGTTGGCAAAATCGCTTGATTTTCCTTCCTACAGCTATGATTGAAGCAACACCAGCTGAATTAGGTTTACCCTATGAGGATATCTGGTTATCTGCTACTAATCAACAGGGAGAAACCGAAAAGATTCACGCTTGGTGGTTACCTAATGAGTCTAGTAAGGATGTTTTATTATATCTCCATGGCAATGGTTCTAATATTAGTGGTAATCTAGACTTAGCTGTCAAATTTTATAATTTAGGGTTTTCGATCTTATTACTTGATTATCGCCGTTATGGTTTAAGTCAAGGTAATTTTCCTAGAGAAGCTACCGTTTATCAAGATGCACAAATAGCCTGGGATTATTTAGTTAAAGATAGAGGGTTACAACCGGGACAAATCTTTGTTTATGGACATTCTTTAGGAGGGGCGATCGCCATTGATTTAGGTGTACGTCAACCCCAAATGGCGGGATTAATCAGCGAAAGTTCTTTTACTTCTATACTAGAAGTGGCTAATTATCATGGTGGTTTATATAGTTTCTTTCCTACTCGAATTTTGATTAATCAGCGTTTTGATTCTCTTAGTAAAGTCCCCTTACTGAAAATGCCTCTCTTATTTATCCATGGTAGTAATGATAACCTGATACCTGTAGAGATGAGTAAAAAGTTATACGCTATCGCTAACCCACCCAAACAGTTATTAATTGTACCAGGAGCAGGTCATAATGATGTTAGTAGGGTAGGAGATACCAAATATTGGCAAGCAATTAAAGACTTTAAACAATTAGCCCGTAAATCAGCTTTAACCTCATGA
- a CDS encoding protein kinase — protein sequence MSLCLVPECLAKNPPEAKFCQKCGSKLLLQDRYRGVKIIGQGGFGKTFLATDQAKPSKPYCIIKQSLPDSQEPEYIAKASELFKREAHRLDELGDHPQIPELLSYCNHEGRQYLVQEYIEGQNLAQELESKGVFNEQEIRAFLADILSILQFIHSQQVIHRDIKPENIIRRAIDNKLVLVDFGASKEFKPNVRYNHSCIVGTAEYAAPEQMRGESRFSSDLYSLGVTCLHLLTNVNPFDLFSTTENDWVWRDYLAKNNPISHDLAKILDKLVQQATKKRYQSVEEVLADLNPEVNQIKPLYIKPKSSPSPAVSPQYVKENVQPVVKTNPVTPVNVQTTDPSLITIRTVMGVFACIALVANPLGLFVGWLCGSIAVQKNRDFWLWFFLGGIFNFFAVILVAILPSQSKSG from the coding sequence ATGAGTCTATGTCTTGTACCAGAATGTCTCGCTAAAAACCCCCCTGAGGCTAAATTTTGTCAAAAATGTGGTTCAAAGCTTTTACTACAAGATCGTTATCGTGGGGTTAAAATTATAGGACAGGGTGGGTTTGGTAAAACTTTTTTAGCTACTGATCAAGCTAAACCCTCTAAACCTTATTGTATAATTAAGCAATCTCTTCCCGATAGTCAAGAGCCAGAATATATCGCCAAAGCCTCTGAATTGTTTAAAAGAGAGGCTCATCGTCTGGACGAATTAGGAGATCATCCCCAAATCCCCGAGTTATTATCCTATTGTAACCATGAAGGGAGACAATATCTAGTCCAAGAATATATCGAAGGTCAAAATTTAGCTCAGGAGTTAGAGAGTAAAGGGGTTTTTAATGAGCAGGAAATACGCGCTTTTTTAGCGGATATTTTGTCAATTTTGCAATTTATTCACTCTCAACAAGTCATCCACAGAGATATTAAACCAGAAAACATCATCAGACGTGCAATAGATAACAAGTTGGTTTTGGTGGATTTTGGTGCTTCTAAGGAGTTTAAACCCAATGTCAGATATAATCATTCTTGCATTGTTGGTACAGCCGAATACGCAGCACCAGAACAAATGCGGGGTGAATCCAGATTCAGTAGTGATTTATATAGTTTAGGGGTAACCTGTTTACATTTATTGACCAACGTTAACCCTTTTGATTTGTTTAGCACTACGGAAAATGATTGGGTTTGGCGAGATTATCTAGCTAAGAATAATCCTATTAGCCATGATTTAGCCAAGATTTTAGATAAGTTAGTACAACAGGCGACTAAAAAGCGTTATCAATCTGTAGAAGAGGTTTTAGCCGATTTAAACCCCGAAGTTAATCAGATTAAACCATTGTACATCAAACCTAAATCCAGTCCCTCACCTGCTGTCAGTCCACAATATGTCAAAGAAAATGTCCAACCAGTAGTCAAAACTAACCCTGTGACTCCTGTAAATGTCCAAACTACAGATCCATCATTGATTACCATCAGAACCGTAATGGGGGTATTTGCCTGTATCGCTCTGGTTGCTAACCCCTTGGGTCTTTTTGTTGGTTGGTTATGTGGTTCTATAGCTGTACAAAAGAACAGAGATTTTTGGTTATGGTTTTTCTTGGGGGGTATTTTTAATTTTTTTGCCGTAATTCTCGTAGCGATTTTACCTTCTCAATCTAAATCTGGTTAA